The Callospermophilus lateralis isolate mCalLat2 chromosome 4, mCalLat2.hap1, whole genome shotgun sequence genomic interval TAAGACTCATGCTTGATGCTAGCGGGATGGCAGTGGTCTCCAGATTTCTTGTTGTTGAAACTAGCTTGGGATTTGGATTGTTCAAAGTCTTCCTCTTTTATCTGCCCACTCTGGGATTTTAGCTTTGTTTCCATGGATACCAACCCACCTGGAAGAATGACTGACTGACTTAAACTTGGGTTGAGACGTTCATTCCTCCCAATTCTGGTGTCAGCACCCATGTGTCCCAGTGAGTGAGCACCCGGATCCCTAACAATCTGTCTTAGTGGAGAAATATCACAGATCACTGACCTCCTTTCAGAGAGGGAGCCCCCAGGCTCATGGGCTGATGATGGAGGTTCTATTTCAAACTTTCTGGGAATTGGATAGTCAGCCAAATTGATCTGTTTCATTTCAGGAGCAGTGCTGCTTGATTTCCTTTCCCAAGGGCCCCAGTGGGGGTTTTCTAACAGGGATCCAATGCTTTTGTTCAGAAGGCCCCTGCTAGCTAATTCATTGGTCTGACTGACTAAGACGTTGGGCCTCGTGGTTCCTTCTAGGCCACCAGCCATCCCCTGATGCTCCTGAGCACTCCTGGAATACCTCCTGTCCGGGTGGTGGTGGTAACCCTGAAGCACCTCCTGCAGGAGGCTTGGGAACTTCTCATTTCTACCCTTTCGTTCCCCATGGCCAGTGAAATCCCCCTTTTCTTGCCCTGTAGCATACTGGGGAAAGCCACTGACATTTCGCGGCACCGCTGACCCAAAGCTGTCTTTGTAACTATAGCGCAGGCTTCCAGGAGACTTGCTAGGCTCAGTTCTGCCTGTGAAACTGGGACCCACTGCAGAGTGCCCACTCTGGCCATTTCCCTCTCCATTGTGGTTGGAGCTATTATCaccattcttgtttcctttgttcCCTCCTCCTGGAGGCTCTGGCTGTGGAAGTGATGTGTGACTGCCTTCCTTTGCCCCACTGTTGCTAGGTGGCCTCTGAGTGGCTGCAGGTTCGTCCTCTTGGGAGCCTTTATCTTGTCCACCAGGCTTTTCTACCCGACCTGTCATGGCTTCCCTGGAGACAATTACTCCAACTGTCTTCTCATTGACTTTTGGGTTCCCCTCAGATGACAGTGATGTGTCCTTGGCTCCTGGTGAGGTGGCCTCTTCTCTAGCTGCAGGACTGGCACTGAGTCTGGGGGGTTCATTCTGAGCACTTTGTGCTGGTGAGGAGCCAGCTTTCTCTGAGGCTCCACCCTTGTAGGTGGTATCGGAACTGGTGCTCTGGCCACTCAGCTGCCTCACTCTCTCACcttgatcctcggagctgctagagcagcctccatccaatgacTCTGCCATAGGGGACTTCAGTTGTTCTTCGGGCTGCGAGGAGCCTTCTGAGTTTGTGCAGCTATCTGCTTTCTTAGATGAGGAGGAGGGCCTCTTGGAGGTCTTCTTCTGAGGTGTCAGGGCATCAGAAAGTAACATGTGTTGGACAGTATTAGGAAGATTAGCCACCTGAGTACTCAGGGCACTCAAACTACTCAACCCGGGATCCGTCAGCCGCTTTTCTGGCACCCCTTCTATCCCAAACCCTTTGAAGCCTGAAGCATGAGAATTAGGACTGGGCATCATAGACGGGGTTGGACTGAGTTGAGGCATTAACTGTAAAATTCGGTTTCTGGAACCCATGGGCACGTTGCCTTGCCCACACTGGAGATTCTCCCCACTCTGCATGAGTGGAGAAGGGGTGGAGCTACAGCTCGGAGACTGGACAACAGAGGCAGCTGGAGAAGGGTTGGAGATGGGGCTGAAGTTCTGGTGGAACTGCATAGGGGACCTCACGGGAACCTCAGGCTGGTTGTACTGCCCCACCTGGCTTTGTAGGGGCAGTTTGGTGGCAGCATTGGTATACTGCATCACATGCTGAGGTGGATGCTgtggttgctgctgctgttgctgctgctgctgctgctgttgctgctgctgctgctgctgctgctgctgctgttgttgctgctgctgttgtGGTGGTGGCTGTGGCTGCTGCTGCCCCTGCTGGGCCCCTTGTGGAATCTTTGCCTGTTCAAAATTTTTCATAGATTGAGGCTGATAGTTATAGTTTGATTGTGTTCCATAAGCCTGTGCATTAGAACCTACGTTGTGCCCTTCATACTGAGATCCAGCATTCACACTGTAGCTGCCATCATAGCTCTGTCCAGACTGGCTGAAACGCTGTGGtgaagggaaggaggaggaggaggaggaggaagcagaAGACTGGTAATGTTGCCCAAACTGACCTACTCTTAACTGGTATCCAGCAGCAGAGGATGGTAGAGTTGAGGGCCGCTGCATTGGCTGTAGGTGGGATGAGCTGGAGGCTGGTTGGCCAGTGGCCTGTGGCAGCGGTTGATGGGATTGGTAAAGCTGTTGTCTCAGCTGCTGtacttgctgctgctgctgctggctggAAGCCTGCTGTTGGTACTGAGCACTCCCAGGAGAAAAAGGCCCTGTGTAATCCTGCTGATAATGAGACACACTACCAAGGGCAGAGTGCTGTGCTTGAAATTGGCCCACATGACCTTCACTCCCATACTGATTGCCAAAGCTGCTCCCCTGGGGGGGTCCATAGCTCTGCACTGGCCCAGAAGGCCTTCGCTGAGGAGGCTGTGGGGTTCCTGTCGCCACGGGATCTTTGTTGCCTGCCATGTAGTAAAAATCTCCAGCCTCTTTCCTGAAGCCCTGGTAGCCTTGATGGCCAGAGGTCTCACTAGCCATTGCTGCAGCAGCTGCTGTTCCTCGTCGTCCCCCACCACTGCTGCCTCCACTGCCACCACTGCCACCACCGGCACCCCCAAAATTCTGGAACATCTGGGCCTGACGAGGGCTGAATTCTTCTATCCGGGATGAGCCGTGTACCTCCTGTGGGTAGCTCTGCTGGTTTCCGTGGTAACTGCTTTGCTCCCGGAAGGACTGCATACTGTTCAGCAGCACAGCAGCAGGCCAACAGCCCtcctagaaatgaaaagaaagcaAACCATGAGACCATGGATCTCCTCAACACCAGCAAACCCACCTGAGACAACGTGGATGCCCAAACAGAGCTGGATAGTTTGAATTGCATCTCATTTTTTCTTATCCTATCCATTTCTGATAATGCACACAAGCAGGGGAATGGTCTAAAGAATGAAACAGGAGTTTGGGTAGAATGAAAAAACACTGTATATACAAAGTCAATGTAGTTTTTAAAGAATTTCATTATTAGACAAATGAGCACTCAAAAGCCTACTGGATTAAACAGGGGGCTATGTTATTACTGTCAatgaaaaataatgtttaaatgaGTCTCCCAGAGGTGGGGGGAGAGCCCTACTGTGGTGGGGGAGGGGTgagaaaaaacactttcatttcttTGCTTTACTGTATTAGATTGACCACTGTGGGTCTCAAATAACGACAGGCAGTCACTCCACAGTCTGCTTATCCCCATCCCTGCCTGAGAACTGGTCTGAGAAGACAGTTCTTCATATCCAAATGCACATTGCTGGAGACTCACTGTAACTACCAACTGCCTGTGATATCCCCAGGACACTCAATCCTCATCACTGTATGGATTCCCTACCAACTTCTTCTTGACACATAATTTTGTCCAAAGTACCCCTTCTCAACCACCACCTCAGCTCCCAGGTACAAAGGGCTGGCTTAAGCCAGACAGGAGCAGTGACTATTCTTTCAGACTCCTAGAAGTGTGCAAGAAGTTACAGCACATTTTAATTCCCAcctggcttttcatttgccaATCTAGTAATCACAAACTTGTAGCTAGCCACTTCTATGAAAGAAACAACTGGAACATTCACTTAGCAGGATGGCAAACAACGAGAAGAAAATATAGCTAGGACTCATGCACTTCCCAGTCATCTGATTGGGCCACCATGTGGCATTACTTTTGCTAATGCATCATCCTTTTAAATAATCAAGAgctgattttatttttccttttgcctGAGCTTACCTCCTTCTTGGTCAGAGATGAATAAGACAAGGTCAAACTACtccaaaaattgtttaaaaagcaCCTATGAAACATCCTAACAGACAGCTTTCTTACAATGATTCATGAAGCTAGTTTTTTAGTCCCTCTTAGGAGGACCTGAATGGAGTTGCCCACAGAAGAGGCAGTGATACTTTTTAAAGGTAAGTCAGATTCACCAACTCTTTGATCCTGGACTGGGCCACCCACACTTCTGCATAGCAACTCTGGTCTGCCTGCCATGCTCTTTCCCCAAGCCACATGGCTTGTCTCTTTCATCTCCTTCAGGTCTCTAGGCAAGTGTCGCCTGACTGCTACTGCTTTCCCTGGCCAACCTATTAAAAACAGCTAACACTACACCCTCACCCTGGCTCTTAACCCAACCCTACCCCTGTACTTATTCCCATCAAATGCATATATGCAACTTATTTGCTATCTCTCTGATTAGCATGTAAACTCCTAAAGAGCAAAGACTGCTTGATCCTTGTTACAATCTTCATGCCATTAACAATAAGTAGCATGTGGCAGGCATTCTGCAAGAATGATTAAATAGTATTAAGAACTAGGCCTTGGAGAACTAGACTAGAAGTCACATTCAGAGATGGTGCTGTGGGGGTAAGAAAATTGCAGGAAGAGAAAACAGAACATGCTCAATCTAAATGCAGAGCTGGAGGATACTGAAGACTTGCCTGTCAAGTCCTATAGATCCAGTTCTAAGGGAAAACCCAATTTAGCTTGGATACATGTGAGAAGTGTGGGGAAAGACTtcagaaagtaaacatggatcatAATGAAAGATGATCAGTGACTCCAACCTCTGAAAGCCTGACACACTTCTTCCTGAAATAGCTTACATCTAAAGTATTAAGTCTGATAATATAGTCACATGACACAAAGCCATCTTTAAACATTCACATatccgcccccccaaaaaaaatctaaagaaaacTGTTTCTCATACTCATCAAGGCCTCTGGGATGGACTGCTGTTTCTCTGTTCCAACAAATCTGCTAGACAGGTATTCTACTGGTATAGCTACTTCAGCATTCATTATAATGTCTGATACTGTTCCGACGCTAACGTGACCTAACTCATTTAAATTTCACAACACTAATATCCTgattttacagaagagaaaactAAGGCATGGAGTTCACAAAGCTCCAAAAACAGCAGGGCTGACAGCCAGTTCTTAATGCTACCCTACCCAGAGGGTCTTCCACATAGAAAGTAACAGATACTACTGTCCTGTCAGGGTCAGCCTGTGCATGCATTCTCCCAAGGACCTCCAGGCCTGCCCCATCTGGTTCTCCACCTCCTCTGTCACTTCTAGGGCTGTCATGAACAAGTTCACCCACATGCATATTTCTCCTCCTTGCAGGATTCTTCTACTCTAGTTCTTAGCACGAGTGATCTTCTAGGTGATAAAAGAAGGCTGAATGGGGGCTAAAACTTAACAAAAACACTAAATCTGGGCAGTTGAAGGAAAGAAATGTTGCCTTGAGAGATAATCTCTAAATACAAGTTAAACAATTCTTCTGCAAATAAAATCAGATTTCTGAAGTTTTGAATGTATAAACAAAGGTGCCATTTGCTCAGTATTTTTCTAAATAGTGTGAGAAACAAAGTGTGatggtccattttcagaatatagtATTTAGCCTTAATTGGGATGTAAGATCTAATCATGGCCATTTTGAACTTTCCAATCTGTATCCAATCGGAGCCACATTAACTATACCTTTCCCTTTACCCTCCCCAGTTTAAAATTAGCTTATCACACAGATCTTAACCCTGAGCTGCTCCTATCAGACCAAGGAGACAGTGCTATGTTAGGGATAAAAACAATAACTGCCCACCCAAGTATGCCTGCTTAGACTGTTTGGAGCACACACCTTGACAGAAGGAAAGTCTGCCTTGCTGAGCTACTTCTGAACTGTTCTGAGTGTTTGATTCCTTGTTAGCCCAGTTATCTCTAACAATAGGAACCAACACAAGTTAAAGGCCACTTTAGATTAAACATCAGCCTCAGGCTATCTGGTTACTGAGAATTCTTTCTACAGATGGGGAAAACAGATGTGGGGATAATTTCTCCTTGGACCTATTCTAGGCCCTTCCCTGTAAATTCCCTATCCTGTATGATGTCCTTCTCCCTATTGTTAGTTTGTTgaccaaaggaaaaataaattgataGCAAATACTTCCTGAAGGGTTCCAGTGACACTAAATattcttttcattcattcattcattcattcattttttagttgtagttggacacaatacctttattttatttatgtgatgctgaggagcgaacccagggcctcgcacatgctaggcaagtgctctaccgctgagctacaatcccagccctgacaCTAAATATTCTTAACATACATGAAGTATGAGTACCAAAAGGTGGTTGCAAGTtagttagtttatttatttatttgcaattCCAAGTACAGCAATTATGGAAACCAAATATATCAGCAATAGGAAAGGTAAACTTGGGAGTATTTGTAACTTTACCATTAGCATAAGAGATCACCTCAATACTATCCCacccttaggaagaaaaaaaaaagcatcagtgtaattttacattttttaaaatttattttacatttatgtcgtgttgaggattgaacccagcacctcgtgCATtgataggtaagcactctaccactgagccacaatcccagccacaATCCCAGTTTTAAAGCACTGATTAATAATGATAAATGCCTGAATTCCCTTGTTTGAATATAAATAGTGGTAAAGAAAATTTGCAACCTCAAAGGAAGTCAATCATCTTATAGGGAACTTTCACACATACTTAAAAAAGTGGTTTACCAGTGTTCTTCCTGTACTATCCCTATCCTAATTTTCTGACATATTCTGAACTTTCTGCACAGACTGTGAAGATGTACTGATGTCTAAAACATGCCTGTACATTCCCACCAACCCAGCTGTGGCCATAATCTCCATCCTGGTGGAAGGCCAACAATCTTGCCATCTTATAGAAAACCAACATTAACCTCTATATATTCTGCCTTCAAAGGGTCAATACCATCCCACTCCCCAAAATCATCCAAACTGTCTTCAAGAGAGTTCCTCTAAGTACCCATGTTCTCTTTGTCCTCCTTTGTTGGGAATTTAACCACTGACATCCTGTTGATTCCCCTTCCTTTCTTTGAGAAATGCTCCCATTCTCAAGTTATCAACAACCTATATGCTTCTGGTTATGGCCTCTGTGCAGAGGACATTCTCTGTCTGCCCCGCCCCCCCCAAGGCTCAATCCTCACTCACCTCCCTCCTAATTTTATGCCCTGTGGGGGGCACCCTAGGGGTTACCAACAAGCTCTGCCACCAGCTGGCTTCTCACCCAGTTTGTAGACAGTGAGACAGAAGTGTTTATTTTCTGGGCTCCTACCCTGGAGTTACCTGGACCGGTGAAGATTTCCAATTGCCACAGCTCTGTCAGCTATCTGGCAACACGAAATACTTCTTCCTCTTGCCTTTAGCCTAAAAAGTGGTAACAACTCCTGTGAACACCAGGCCAGAAGACTCAGCTCTTCCCTATTCTTTCCCCAAATCCTGCTCAGCAGGTCCCTTTATTATAAAAATCTGCACCATCAACTCAGCATCACAATTTCCCCCTTCCATGTTCTCCTATGCACATCAGAAGTTGGGCTCTCTTTCCTTCATGGCTTTGGGTTAGACTTTGCAAAGAGAAGCATGAGATTTGGAAGATGAAAAGGAGTGGTGGATATACCCTGGAGGCAAGCAACAGCAGACCTGAACTATGTCATAGAAGCTGCCCCAGGAGCTCATGAGAACACCCACTGTGGCCCTTGAGTCAGATCAGCAGGACAAGCTTATCTGAACTCCCCAACCCCAGTTCTTCCAAGGCTGGGTCAACCCTTAATTTCTGCATTAAATTAATGGGAAGCTTCTCTTTTCCTGAATGAACTCTCAATGATACAATTAAATGCTCCTCAAGTTACCAGTGTGAATGTGCCATCTGTTTTCCACTGAGACCCTGACTGATAAAGTTCTCTCATTCCTAGGATTTCAGAGCACACTATTTTATGTCTTGAGGAGTAAGAGACTTCTATTTCATGCAACACGGCATACAACAGGGACTAGAAATCCTCCTTCAACAAAATATCTAGAAATGTCAAACAAAAGCACACAGCCATGCTGCAAAAAAAAACGCCCAAGGCTCAAAACTGGAAGGGATACTAAAAACAATAGCTAGCAGGAGGTAGACTCTGAACCAGAGATAGAGTGGGTGTCATTGGCCACATTGGTCTGCAGGACTCATTAACCATACAGAAAGGGGTCCATGCCCCatgttttttattggtgcattacagtaGTCATACTTATGAgaattgttgttacatatttgtatatgtacacaatacacaatataacaatataatttggccagtatctCTCCAGAAAGGGTTTTAATGTCCAGAAAGACAGAAAGTAAGGGGGAGAAACCTCTTTAGTTGGAAATGGGGAGACTAATCAGTCACTTCTACAGGAAATTACTCTGGACAGTACTACTTGTAGCAGGAATAATTTTCTATAAAAATGGCAAGGTGTATTTATTCTTAGGCAGTCACCAGTTCATTTTTAGTGACAAAGATAATGCTGTTCTTTCCTCAACCACCTCAGCTTTCTATCCTAAAGGAAAACCACAATCCTCCAGAGCCAGAAGCTCTTGTACAATAAGCCCAAGCTCATCTCTTACCTTGACTCTTCATACTGAAGATGCTGCCTAGTCACAACACTCCTTTCCCATATCTGTCCTCTTCCTCTCCACTCCTGTCATGGCAATTTTCACCCTTCTGGCCTGGAAAAAATGCCTTCCAAAGTTCTCTGTCCCAGCACAAGGCAGCCAGAAGAGAAAAGAAGAGCTGCACTGCCTCTGCACAGGCCTTGTCATCCTCTGTCCTCTTCCTGCTTCTGCTCCTCACCATCCTCTCCAGCAAGCCTTTCTGGCTCCTCTGTGCTCCTCTCACCTTGGGACCTTCTCTGAATCATCCCTAGGCCCATAAATTCCTTCCAGGTCACATGACTCTCAAAATCCTAACAGATGCTGCAAAGTGATCTCAATAATCTTCCTTAAAGCAAAGAATTGCTGCCTTTACCTCACTTAGTGAAAACAAACTTAGTAAAGTGCCTTTACCTTTAACTAGTACCTAAGGCATGTGCTACTTGTATAATAATTACTACTTACTAAGCAACTTGTACATGTCAGGCTATctgattttacattttttaaaatgttttttagttgtagatggacacaatattattattttatttttatgtggtgctgagaatcacacccaatgcctcacacatgctagtcaagcactctgccactgagccataatcccaggctCCTGATTTTACATATCAGTTAATTGATTAGAGAGTGGAGGTAAAAACCCAGGATACATTATGTCATTTTCCAAAAGTTACTCTTTTAGGATAAGTTGGAACTGATACTCTTTTACTCAAATTCTTTTGATTCTAAGTCCATGATCCTTTCTTTCACTGCACCACAAACTGGGCAAGGAACATTCAAATCCATGCTTTTGAAAACTGTGACAAACACCTGGGTCAGAATGTAATAATTGGCCATCATGTTTCTGCATGCCTAGCACACCATACACTCTACCACGTGCTTTACATAAATGTTAATGTACTTAACCCTCACCTGGACCTAAGATGTGCTAGCACTCCCTTTGTAATctgaggctcaaagaagttaataAAATGAAACATCCATAGTAAATAGAACTGCCTTCCCCAGAATCCCAGACTGAGAGAAGCCTTCCTTGAACCAGCAGCAGGATGGTACTACTACTCTCACAGACTGGGAAGAGATTCTAGAAAAATTCTAGAAAGGAATCTTGAAATTTGCTGAAACTGAGTTTACCTGCTTGTACCAAATATATCTGTATCATTTGTTTCATGTGCATGTATACTGAGAATATCAGAAACAAATCTGCCCAGTGACTTGATTTTTCATATTCTAAGTCCAGTCTGCACATGGGCAGAGCCTAGCTTTTCCTCAGTGACTGATAGCTATCTCAGTACAACTGGCCTTCAGAATAAAAAGATGTGCTAATGGTGCTAGCTGCGTCCTAGTTTGGAAGTCCAGAAAGGAGCCTGAAAGCAGGTAACGAATGAACTCAATCAGAACTCACATACCTGTTCTTTTCTAGGGGGTAAGAAATCTACCAGAAGCTGGCAGATATAAGAAGCTTACTCTTtgggtgtaaaaaaaaaaaattgaatcaacCACAtaagcagttaaaaaaaaaaaaaaaaaaaaagaagtccacCTTCTACCATGATTAAATACATGCAGGTGAAAAAAGGGAAAGCACaaatttaattattaaatttgtaaagctgggctggggttgtggctcagtggcagagctcttgcctcacatgtgtgaagcactgggttcaattctcagcaccacaagtaaataaatgaataaaataaaggtccgtcaACAACTTAAACATGTTGTTTAAAAATCTGTAAAACTATTCAAGATTTTATCCTACTGGTGAGGTAAggatgagctttttttttttttttttttttttaaaaaaaagcaggcttgggactgtagctcagtagtggagcacttgcttactagcatatgtgaggcactgagttcgatcctcagtatcacatacaaataaataaataaataaaaaggttcatccacaactaaaaaattaacaaaagaaacaaaaatcattACAACTCTTTGTAGAAACAAATTGAtaataaaatctcaaaacaacccAAGAAAACCCAAATACCAGATAACTCCAGTGATATctgtaaggaggaaaaaaaaaaaaaactggcaacAATCTCTATCACTTGATTAAGCAAACTATGGTATATCCTCTCTTAAAGAAATGAAGCATAATTATTACAAAATGATTGGGGCTACAGTTGTGGCTTgtgcagcatgtgtgaggcattgagttcaatcttcagcaccatataaaaatatataaaggtataaaaatataataacatgGGGCTGGGGCCGTGGCTCAGCAGTataacactcacctagcacgtgcgaggccttgggttcgatcctcagcaccacataaaaataaataaaataaaggtattgggtccatccacaactaaatatatatatatatatatacacacacgcacacacacacacacacacacacacacacacatataaaataacATTATAAAGTCCTACAAAGATTCTAGCACCATGGAAATGCTTATCAGATGAAGAAGAGCAGCACATGAactcacacctttgcaatgattaCACTATCTAAAAATTAGGCATTCACTTAGACCCAGACCAAAAGGAATGTCATGGAAAAATGAAAATCTTTTAACTATCCATAGTTGGAGGTCTGTGGGTGTATTTCTCTTATTTCTATTTTAAGTGATTTTTCTACACAAACATTTGTGTAGAAAAATCACTTAAAATTTCACTaatctcatttaaaaattataccCCTTACACTACCTCAATagcatctctgctctacctgttcctaCTGGCAGCAAAGCACTTCTATGTccaaggggaagaaaaggagacaCAGGAGATTCCACGAACCCATAGGCCAGAAGGAGAGGAAAGAACCTGCCAGGCAGAACCACACTCTAGGAACCCAGAGCTAACACTGAGTACACCCTTAGATACTGGTACCCAAGTGGGTGTGCTCACAGAATCACTGGCTCCAAGCTATTTTTCAGAAATCAGGCCTAAAAACAGCTAAATTCCACCCCATAATGGGCAGGCCTATTTTTAGACATAATCTCAAACAACCAAGAGGTTGAAGCATCCCATCAACTGCAAGCTTCTGTGACTCTACAGGGAAATGGCACAAATCTGCTCCTAGACAGGCAGAGAGGCTGGGCCCCATCCTGGCCCCATCCCACTCAAGGGCTACTGTCTTACACTCAGGGGCATCCCAAGATTACTTCCTATGACTACATCTGTGCAGTGCGAGGCAGCCCACAGTTCCCAGGGGGCAGGAGAAAGGTAAGGCCAGTGGCATCACAGGTGCTAGCTGGGATCCCTAGggaaattttttaattgttgtgcCTCAAGGTTTTTGAAATAACACtgaattttctttctcatttaaaGGTTACATGAGTACACAATTTTAAATCTTTGCAGACAATAAATAAGGCTCCCCCTTATAGGCAAAAagtatctttaaaaatttttttctttcatatttttttagttaccaatagacctttattttatttatttacatgtggtgctgacaatcgaatccagggcctcacacatgggaggcaagtgctgtatcactgagccacaacccggcCCCAAAAAGTGTATTTCATTTTATAATTCATTTAAATATAATTGAGTTAAAATTTGATACCAAAGACTAATCCAAAATAGAAGTAGGAAAAAGGTATATGATAAAAATTATAAACTTTATTGAAGAGCCCACAGAAGAATTCAAAATgagacaaactagaagaacacagtgTATCTAGACAAAATGGGCCATTATCATAAAGAAGTTTTCACAGATTAGTTTGTAAAACTCTATGATTTCCAATCAGAATAAAGAagtattagcacctggtatgggggcacacacctttaatcctagcaacttgagaggttaaggcaggaagattgaaaaTTTGGAGccaatctgggcaacttagtgagaccttgtctcatgaaaataaaattaggaaaaaaaaaaaaaaaaaggctagggatgtagctcagtgttagagcatttGCCTACATATACTTAACATATATGagggaaaaaaaactgaaatgcACAGCAAAGTTCAAGGTACTCATATAACCTCTAAAACAAGCTTGCCCAATTCAGTGTTGTGTACCACTTGCTACGATATCTACACATACCCAATGTCACTAGTGTTTCCTGATCAAGACATAAAGTCCCATTACCCCTAAATATTCCAGTGAAGATTTCTAAAAACCAGGACACCCTCCTA includes:
- the Tcf20 gene encoding transcription factor 20 isoform X2 gives rise to the protein MQSFREQSSYHGNQQSYPQEVHGSSRIEEFSPRQAQMFQNFGGAGGGSGGSGGSSGGGRRGTAAAAAMASETSGHQGYQGFRKEAGDFYYMAGNKDPVATGTPQPPQRRPSGPVQSYGPPQGSSFGNQYGSEGHVGQFQAQHSALGSVSHYQQDYTGPFSPGSAQYQQQASSQQQQQQVQQLRQQLYQSHQPLPQATGQPASSSSHLQPMQRPSTLPSSAAGYQLRVGQFGQHYQSSASSSSSSSFPSPQRFSQSGQSYDGSYSVNAGSQYEGHNVGSNAQAYGTQSNYNYQPQSMKNFEQAKIPQGAQQGQQQPQPPPQQQQQQQQQQQQQQQQQQQQQQQQQQQQPQHPPQHVMQYTNAATKLPLQSQVGQYNQPEVPVRSPMQFHQNFSPISNPSPAASVVQSPSCSSTPSPLMQSGENLQCGQGNVPMGSRNRILQLMPQLSPTPSMMPSPNSHASGFKGFGIEGVPEKRLTDPGLSSLSALSTQVANLPNTVQHMLLSDALTPQKKTSKRPSSSSKKADSCTNSEGSSQPEEQLKSPMAESLDGGCSSSSEDQGERVRQLSGQSTSSDTTYKGGASEKAGSSPAQSAQNEPPRLSASPAAREEATSPGAKDTSLSSEGNPKVNEKTVGVIVSREAMTGRVEKPGGQDKGSQEDEPAATQRPPSNSGAKEGSHTSLPQPEPPGGGNKGNKNGDNSSNHNGEGNGQSGHSAVGPSFTGRTEPSKSPGSLRYSYKDSFGSAVPRNVSGFPQYATGQEKGDFTGHGERKGRNEKFPSLLQEVLQGYHHHPDRRYSRSAQEHQGMAGGLEGTTRPNVLVSQTNELASRGLLNKSIGSLLENPHWGPWERKSSSTAPEMKQINLADYPIPRKFEIEPPSSAHEPGGSLSERRSVICDISPLRQIVRDPGAHSLGHMGADTRIGRNERLNPSLSQSVILPGGLVSMETKLKSQSGQIKEEDFEQSKSQASFNNKKSGDHCHPASIKHESYRSNASPGAAAHDSLSDYGPQDSRPTPMRRVPGRVGSREAMRGRSPSQYHDFAEKLKMSPGRSRGPGGDPHHMNPHMTFSERANRSLHAPFSPNSESLASAYHTNTRAHAYGDPNAGLNSQLHYKRQMYQQQQEEYKDWSSSSAQGVIAAAQHRQEGPRKSPRQQQFLDRVRSPLKNDKDGMMYGPPVGTYHDPSGQEAGRCLMSSDGLPNKGMELKHGSQKLQQESCWDLSRQTSPAKSSGPPGMSNQKRYGPPHETDGHGLAESTQSSKPSNVMLRLPGQEDHSSQNPLIMRRRVRSFISPIPSKRQSQDLKNTSADDKGRLLHPSKEGTDKAFNSYAHLSHSQDIKSIPKRDSSKDLPSPDNRNCPAVTLTSPAKTKILPPRKGRGLKLEAIVQKITSPNIRRSASANSAEAGGDTVTLDDILSLKSGPPEGGTVAAQEAEMEKRKGEVVSDLVGPTNQELNVEKPLPRSSEEWHGSGDDKVKAETHPETVPPGKEPPGAMTAATSQKPGSNQGRPDGSLGGAAPLLFPDSKNVAPVGILAPEANPKAEEKENDTVTISPKQESFPPKGYFPSGKKKGRPIGSVNKQKKQQQPPPPPPQPPQIPEGSADGEPKPKKQRQRRERRKPGAQPRKRKTKQAVPIVEPQEPEIKLKYATQPLDKTDAKNKSFFPYIHVVNKCELGAVCTIINAEEEEQTKLVRGRKSQRSLTPPPSSTESKVLPASSFMLQGPVVTESSVMGHLVCCLCGKWASYRNMGDLFGPFYPQDYAATLPKNPPPKRATEMQSKVKVRHKSASNGSKTDTEEEEEQQQQKEQRSLAAHPRFKRRHRSEDCGGGPRSLSRGLPCKKAATEGSSEKTVLDTKPSVPTTSEGGPELELQIPELPLDSNEFWVHEGCILWANGIYLVCGRLYGLQEALEIAREMKCSHCQEAGATLGCYNKGCSFRYHYPCAIDADCLLHEENFSVRCPKHKNKTAKGSLSTEQSERG